The proteins below are encoded in one region of Populus alba chromosome 2, ASM523922v2, whole genome shotgun sequence:
- the LOC118035724 gene encoding uncharacterized protein, giving the protein MANAWKRENNKQPKLLSPILLILSLSLLLLLFLFVFSARSPSNPPNSTLFVTQVYPIPSFNCLESPQAHPVVANIVENLKYPFLYSLSDFGSLPDKPHKNIVRLLKGKPFRKPDISATIQQLLEGMKGRNGLVVDVGANVGMASFAAAVMGFKVLAFEPVIENLKRICDGIWFNRVADLVTVFEAAVSDRIGNITFYKLVGRLDNSAVSANGAKLAFKSNEEIAFQVRTIPLDELIPNSEPVLLLKIDVQGWEYHVLKGAVKLLSRKKDAAPYLIYEEDERLLQASNSSAKEIRDFLHGVGYSHCVQHGTDAHCTKG; this is encoded by the exons ATGGCAAATGCCTGGAAAAGGGAAAACAACAAACAGCCTAAACTCCTATCTCCCATCCTTCTCATcctctcactctctctccttctcctcctctttctcttcGTCTTCTCTGCTCGGTCCCCGTCGAATCCTCCTAACTCCACACTATTTGTAACCCAAGTTTACCCAATCCCTTCTTTTAATTGCTTAGAATCTCCACAAGCTCACCCTGTGGTTGCCAACATTGTGGAAAACCTCAAATACCCCTTTCTCTACTCTCTCTCAGATTTTGGGTCTTTGCCCGACAAGCCCCACAAGAACATCGTGAGGCTTCTGAAAGGAAAGCCTTTCAGGAAGCCAGATATTTCTGCTACGATTCAGCAGCTTCTTGAAGGAATGAAAGGAAGAAATGGGTTGGTGGTGGATGTTGGGGCTAACGTGGGGATGGCGAGTTTTGCAGCCGCGGTAATGGGTTTTAAAGTGCTGGCTTTCGAGCCAGTGATTGAGAACCTTAAGAGGATTTGTGATGGGATTTGGTTTAATCGTGTTGCGGACCTGGTTACTGTTTTTGAGGCTGCTGTCTCTGATCGGATTGGgaatattactttttataag CTGGTAGGTCGGCTTGACAACAGTGCTGTCTCAGCCAATGGTGCAAAGTTGGCGTTCAAGTCCAACGAAGAAATAGCCTTTCAAGTAAGGACCATTCCCCTTGATGAACTAATTCCAAATTCAGAACCTGTGTTGCTTCTCAAAATTGATGTCCAAGGATGGGAATATCATGTGTTGAAAGGGGCCGTAAAATTACTGTCAAGAAAGAAAGATGCAGCTCCCTACCTAATCTACGAGGAGGATGAACGGTTGCTGCAAGCGAGCAACAGTAGTGCCAAAGAGATCCGGGATTTCCTCCATGGTGTTGGATATAGCCATTGTGTCCAGCATGGTACAGATGCCCATTGCACCAAGGGTTAG